A window from Listeria seeligeri serovar 1/2b str. SLCC3954 encodes these proteins:
- the xerD gene encoding site-specific tyrosine recombinase XerD: MNDLIDDFLHFLIVEKGLSANTIKAYERDLHYFVSYINTARPLTDPNTLERSDIVGFMAFARKEGKSARSVARYIASLRSFFHYLMHDGKMSHDPMIQIETPKQAQGLPKVLNLDDVELLLSSSDTSTPLGLRDQAMMEILYATGLRVTELVQLKMDDLHLQMGFIQTIGKGDKERIIPLGKTATTVLEQYLEEARPKLRRPKYRNDFVFLNHHGQGLTRQGFWKILKGIAKESGIEKPITPHTLRHSFATHLLENGADLRSVQELLGHADISTTQIYTHVTKLRLKDVYKQFHPRA; this comes from the coding sequence ATGAATGATTTGATAGATGATTTTTTACATTTTTTAATTGTAGAGAAAGGCTTATCCGCAAATACGATAAAAGCTTACGAACGAGATTTACATTATTTTGTTTCTTATATAAATACAGCGAGACCATTAACGGATCCAAATACTTTGGAGAGAAGCGATATAGTTGGCTTCATGGCGTTTGCCAGAAAAGAAGGGAAATCAGCAAGAAGTGTAGCGAGATACATTGCTTCACTGCGGTCTTTTTTTCATTATTTAATGCACGATGGAAAAATGTCCCATGACCCAATGATTCAAATTGAAACGCCGAAACAAGCACAAGGTTTGCCAAAAGTTTTAAACTTAGATGATGTTGAATTGCTACTTAGTTCTTCAGACACAAGCACGCCACTTGGCCTTCGGGATCAAGCGATGATGGAGATTTTATACGCGACGGGGCTTCGTGTGACTGAACTTGTTCAACTGAAAATGGATGATTTACATCTGCAAATGGGTTTTATTCAAACGATTGGTAAAGGTGATAAAGAAAGAATTATCCCACTTGGAAAAACGGCGACAACTGTGTTAGAACAATACTTAGAAGAAGCGAGACCAAAGCTTAGAAGGCCAAAATACCGCAATGATTTTGTGTTTTTAAACCATCACGGTCAAGGACTTACGAGACAAGGTTTTTGGAAAATTTTAAAAGGTATTGCGAAAGAATCAGGCATCGAAAAACCGATTACGCCGCATACTTTGCGTCATTCATTTGCCACGCACTTACTTGAAAACGGAGCAGATCTCCGCTCGGTGCAAGAACTTCTTGGACACGCTGACATCTCCACTACGCAAATTTATACCCATGTAACCAAGCTGCGCCTAAAAGATGTATACAAACAATTTCACCCGCGCGCTTAA
- the lysA gene encoding diaminopimelate decarboxylase, translating into MTFERLGTVNVNAEGHLEIGGVDTLKLAEKYGTPLYVYDVALIRDRARGFKKTFEELGVKAQVAYASKAFSAVAIYQLMAEEGLSLDVVSGGELYTAIKAGFPAERIHFHGNNKSVEEIHMALDYGIGCFVIDNYYEISLLEDILIERNEKASVLIRVTPGIEAHTHDYILTGQDDSKFGFGLTNGQAESAIKQVLHASAAFDLIGLHCHIGSQIFETTGFKLAARRIMDKLVEWHQTLGFDSKVLNLGGGFGVRYTAEDEPLEPSEYVRQIMEEVRDVANTNDIAIPEIWIEPGRSLVGEAGTTLYKVGSRKEVPGIRNYVAVDGGMSDNIRPALYDAHYDAVLAANPEKVPEETVAIAGKCCESGDMLIWDLPLPKSDAGEILAVFCTGAYGYAMASNYNRIPRPPVVFVEDGVDKLVVARETYENLVQNDLSL; encoded by the coding sequence GTGACGTTTGAACGGCTAGGAACAGTAAATGTAAATGCAGAAGGACATCTCGAAATTGGTGGGGTTGACACTTTAAAGCTGGCTGAGAAATATGGCACGCCGTTATATGTTTATGATGTCGCGCTAATCCGAGACCGAGCAAGAGGATTTAAAAAAACTTTTGAAGAGTTAGGTGTAAAGGCGCAAGTTGCATATGCGAGTAAAGCGTTTTCGGCTGTTGCGATTTATCAATTGATGGCTGAAGAAGGCTTATCGCTGGATGTAGTGTCTGGCGGGGAACTTTACACCGCGATAAAAGCTGGTTTTCCGGCTGAGCGAATTCATTTTCATGGCAATAACAAAAGCGTAGAAGAAATCCATATGGCGCTTGATTACGGTATTGGCTGTTTTGTTATTGATAATTATTATGAAATTAGTTTATTAGAAGATATTTTAATAGAAAGAAATGAGAAAGCGTCTGTGTTAATTCGGGTTACACCAGGTATCGAGGCGCATACGCATGATTATATTTTAACAGGGCAAGATGATTCGAAATTTGGGTTTGGATTAACCAATGGGCAAGCGGAGTCGGCAATTAAGCAAGTGCTACATGCAAGTGCAGCCTTTGATTTAATCGGTTTACATTGTCATATCGGTTCCCAAATTTTTGAAACTACTGGCTTCAAACTAGCAGCACGTCGGATTATGGATAAATTAGTTGAATGGCATCAAACGCTTGGTTTTGACTCGAAAGTACTTAATCTTGGAGGCGGTTTTGGGGTTCGCTATACGGCGGAAGATGAACCACTAGAGCCAAGTGAGTACGTTCGCCAAATTATGGAAGAAGTGCGCGATGTGGCAAATACTAATGATATCGCCATTCCAGAAATTTGGATTGAGCCAGGTCGCTCGCTTGTTGGTGAAGCGGGAACAACTTTATATAAAGTAGGTTCTAGAAAAGAAGTTCCAGGAATTAGAAATTATGTGGCTGTCGATGGTGGCATGTCCGATAATATTCGTCCAGCGCTGTATGATGCGCATTATGATGCTGTGCTTGCGGCAAATCCGGAAAAAGTACCAGAAGAAACGGTAGCAATAGCTGGGAAATGTTGTGAGTCTGGAGATATGTTGATTTGGGATTTACCTTTACCAAAATCAGATGCTGGCGAAATTTTGGCAGTCTTTTGTACAGGTGCATATGGTTATGCGATGGCTAGTAATTACAACCGAATTCCAAGACCACCAGTCGTTTTTGTGGAGGATGGCGTGGATAAATTAGTCGTTGCTCGGGAAACATACGAGAACTTAGTGCAAAATGATCTTTCATTATAG
- a CDS encoding segregation/condensation protein A, with protein sequence MVEMNFKVDAFEGPLDLLLHLIGQLEVDIYDIPMAEITDQYMEFVHTMQEMELDVASEYLVMAATLLAIKSKMLLPKQELEIDYDTLVEEEDPRDALVEKLMEYKRFKEAAKELKEKEAERSFYFSKPPMDLTEYDDGSYVAELDVSLNDMLSAFNKMLRRKKLNKPLHTRITSQEISIDGRMDSVMEKLQKQQNHRLRFDELFEEQTKEQLVVTFLAILELMKRKLVEIEQVASFADLYVLGKGEEQS encoded by the coding sequence ATGGTAGAAATGAATTTTAAAGTAGATGCGTTTGAAGGACCTCTTGATTTACTTCTTCATTTGATTGGACAGTTAGAAGTGGATATTTATGATATTCCAATGGCTGAGATTACGGACCAATATATGGAATTTGTTCATACGATGCAAGAGATGGAACTCGATGTAGCTAGTGAATATTTGGTTATGGCTGCCACTTTACTCGCAATAAAAAGTAAAATGCTTCTTCCAAAACAGGAATTAGAAATCGATTATGATACACTAGTAGAAGAAGAGGATCCGCGTGATGCGTTAGTTGAAAAACTAATGGAATATAAACGCTTTAAAGAAGCAGCCAAAGAACTCAAAGAAAAAGAAGCAGAACGAAGCTTTTATTTCAGCAAACCGCCGATGGACTTGACCGAATATGATGATGGCTCATACGTAGCAGAATTAGATGTATCTTTAAATGATATGCTAAGTGCTTTTAACAAAATGCTGCGACGGAAAAAATTGAATAAACCACTGCATACGAGAATTACGTCGCAAGAGATTTCAATTGATGGTAGAATGGATTCCGTCATGGAAAAATTACAAAAACAGCAAAATCATCGCTTGCGGTTTGATGAGCTATTTGAAGAACAAACGAAAGAGCAATTAGTCGTAACGTTTTTGGCGATTTTAGAACTAATGAAACGAAAATTAGTCGAAATAGAGCAAGTGGCAAGTTTTGCTGATTTATATGTGTTAGGTAAAGGGGAAGAACAGTCGTGA
- a CDS encoding pseudouridine synthase translates to MERLQKVIANAGITSRRKAETLIKEGKVTVNGKVVTELGVKVSGSERIEVEGIQLTKEEHRYFLFYKPRGTVSAVTDDKGRTTVADYFTDIPERLYPVGRLDYDTSGLLLMTNDGDFANLLMHPKNEVSKTYIARIKGIPEREVIRELERGVVIDGRKTAPAKVKIRSSDKAKDKAIVEITIHEGRNRQVRKMFEAVGFEVQKLSREEYSFLNLRGLNAGERRELSHHEVKQLKTEARFGNKK, encoded by the coding sequence ATGGAACGTTTACAAAAAGTAATTGCAAATGCAGGTATCACTTCCAGAAGAAAAGCAGAAACCTTGATTAAAGAGGGTAAAGTAACAGTAAACGGCAAAGTAGTAACTGAATTAGGTGTTAAAGTTAGCGGTTCTGAACGAATTGAAGTCGAAGGGATCCAGTTAACAAAAGAAGAACACCGCTATTTCTTATTCTACAAACCAAGAGGAACAGTATCTGCTGTCACAGATGACAAAGGTCGTACCACTGTGGCCGATTATTTTACTGATATCCCAGAACGACTTTATCCAGTTGGAAGACTTGATTACGATACATCAGGTCTACTTTTAATGACGAATGATGGCGACTTCGCGAATTTGCTAATGCATCCAAAAAATGAAGTTTCTAAAACGTATATTGCTCGGATAAAAGGTATTCCAGAACGAGAAGTTATTCGTGAATTAGAGCGTGGCGTTGTAATTGATGGCCGCAAAACCGCTCCAGCAAAAGTGAAAATTCGTTCTTCAGATAAGGCAAAAGACAAAGCAATTGTTGAAATCACTATTCACGAAGGTCGCAATCGCCAAGTTCGGAAAATGTTCGAAGCTGTTGGATTTGAAGTGCAAAAATTATCAAGAGAAGAATATTCTTTCTTGAATTTACGTGGTTTAAACGCAGGGGAACGCCGAGAATTATCACATCATGAAGTAAAACAGTTGAAAACTGAAGCTAGATTTGGCAACAAAAAATAA
- the deoB gene encoding phosphopentomutase has product MPDKFKRVHVVVMDSVGIGEAPDAAEFGDFDVDTFGHIAKYVGGLKMPEMGKLGLSNIREIEGIKKAEKPLAYYTKMQEASNGKDTMTGHWEIMGLYIDTPFRVFPDGFPDDLINKIEAKTGRKVIGNKPASGTEIMAELGEEHVKTGALIVYTSADSVLQIAAHEDVVPLEELYEICEFCRKITLDDPYMLGRIIARPFVGEPGAFVRTPNRHDYALKPFKPTVMDALKDGGKDVIAIGKISDIFDGEGVTESIRTKSNMDGMDQFIAVLDKDFNGMSFLNLVDFDALFGHRRDPQGYADALVDFDGRLEEVMGKLTDDDLLIITADHGNDPTYTGTDHTREFVPLLVYSPRFKNGGSELELRKTFADLGATVADNFDVKMPEYGKSFLADLK; this is encoded by the coding sequence ATGCCAGATAAATTTAAACGAGTACATGTAGTTGTAATGGATTCAGTTGGTATTGGAGAAGCTCCAGATGCTGCTGAATTTGGTGATTTTGATGTAGATACATTTGGTCATATTGCGAAATATGTTGGCGGCTTAAAAATGCCAGAAATGGGCAAACTTGGCTTATCAAATATTCGTGAAATTGAAGGGATTAAAAAAGCAGAAAAACCACTTGCTTATTATACAAAAATGCAAGAAGCATCAAATGGAAAAGATACGATGACTGGGCACTGGGAGATTATGGGACTTTATATTGATACCCCGTTCCGTGTCTTCCCGGACGGATTTCCAGATGATTTAATCAACAAAATCGAAGCAAAAACTGGTCGAAAAGTAATAGGCAATAAACCTGCTAGTGGTACGGAAATCATGGCTGAACTTGGCGAAGAACATGTGAAAACAGGCGCGTTAATTGTTTATACTTCTGCTGATTCCGTGTTACAAATTGCGGCACATGAAGATGTGGTTCCGTTAGAGGAGTTATACGAGATTTGTGAATTCTGCCGTAAAATCACACTAGATGATCCGTACATGCTTGGCCGGATTATTGCGCGCCCATTTGTCGGCGAACCTGGTGCTTTTGTCAGAACACCAAATCGTCATGACTATGCGCTAAAACCATTTAAACCTACTGTGATGGATGCACTTAAAGATGGTGGCAAAGACGTTATTGCGATTGGGAAAATTTCCGATATTTTTGACGGAGAAGGTGTGACAGAATCTATTCGCACGAAATCCAATATGGATGGAATGGATCAATTTATCGCGGTACTAGACAAAGACTTTAATGGTATGAGTTTCCTTAACTTAGTAGATTTTGACGCGCTATTTGGTCATCGCCGTGATCCACAAGGTTATGCGGATGCGCTAGTTGATTTTGATGGTCGTTTAGAAGAAGTAATGGGAAAATTAACGGATGATGATTTACTTATTATCACAGCTGACCACGGAAACGACCCAACGTACACAGGGACAGACCACACGCGTGAATTTGTTCCACTACTTGTTTACTCACCACGCTTTAAAAACGGCGGGTCCGAACTTGAGCTGCGCAAAACTTTTGCGGATCTTGGGGCGACGGTAGCAGACAATTTTGATGTTAAAATGCCTGAATATGGAAAAAGTTTCTTAGCAGACTTGAAATAG
- the scpB gene encoding SMC-Scp complex subunit ScpB, with product MTREEQLGVLESLLFAAGDAGLSTEQLTGVMEITHIEALNLLELLSERYNDNPDRGLILLELAGTFQLATKKAHAEYLRKLVEVPSNTVLSQASLETLAIIAYRQPVTRMEVDEVRGVQTDGPIRTLVAKGLVTDKGRVDGAGRAKLYVTTSEFLDAFGLNSLDDLPKLADPEAEEPDQSEMDLFFDRFNQNKEQEEE from the coding sequence GTGACGAGAGAAGAACAATTAGGTGTTTTAGAGAGTTTGCTTTTTGCTGCGGGTGATGCAGGGCTTTCAACGGAACAATTAACAGGAGTCATGGAAATCACGCACATTGAAGCGCTCAACTTATTAGAATTGTTAAGTGAACGTTATAATGACAATCCTGACAGAGGACTTATTTTATTAGAACTCGCTGGAACATTTCAGCTTGCTACTAAAAAAGCACACGCCGAATATTTAAGGAAATTAGTCGAAGTTCCTAGTAACACTGTTTTATCGCAGGCATCGCTCGAAACATTAGCAATCATTGCTTATAGACAGCCAGTTACTAGAATGGAAGTAGATGAGGTGCGTGGAGTTCAAACAGACGGACCAATCCGTACACTTGTTGCCAAGGGTTTAGTAACTGACAAAGGACGCGTTGACGGGGCAGGACGAGCGAAATTATACGTCACAACCAGTGAGTTTTTAGACGCGTTTGGCTTGAATTCTTTAGATGATTTACCAAAGCTTGCTGACCCAGAAGCGGAAGAACCAGACCAAAGCGAAATGGACCTGTTTTTTGACCGGTTTAACCAAAATAAAGAACAGGAGGAGGAATAA
- a CDS encoding FecCD family ABC transporter permease, which yields MYMTAAEKQKKSRRVWTLIILTVLIVFTFTYSVNAGYSKLPFLEVIKSFFGMADGGTQLIVTEFRLPRIVIALLVGAGLAVSGTILQGISGNGLADPGILGINNGAGLAVMLYISFFPSTMEVPVLFMPFIGFIGAILTAFVVYGLSYSRSEGLLPNRLLLTGIAVAAAIAALITLLTIRLDPQNYQRYAEWMAGNIWASSWQYVFALLPWLVVLGTVAFMKVKTLDVLSFGDQVATGLGVRVEREKFILLIVAVGLAAACVSVSGGIAFIGLIGPHIARKLVGSAHRWVMVTAALSGGLLLLLADTIGRLIIQPSEIFAGIVVAVIGAPYFLFLLAKAK from the coding sequence ATGTATATGACAGCAGCGGAAAAACAAAAAAAGTCACGGCGGGTTTGGACTTTAATTATTTTAACGGTATTAATTGTTTTTACTTTTACATACAGTGTCAATGCTGGATATTCTAAGTTGCCATTTTTAGAAGTAATCAAGTCGTTTTTTGGGATGGCAGACGGGGGAACGCAACTAATTGTTACTGAGTTTCGGTTGCCGAGAATTGTTATTGCGCTTTTAGTAGGCGCGGGTCTTGCTGTATCAGGGACAATTTTGCAAGGGATTTCTGGAAATGGACTTGCTGATCCGGGGATTTTAGGGATTAATAATGGTGCTGGTTTGGCGGTAATGCTCTATATTTCTTTCTTTCCTTCTACAATGGAGGTACCAGTTCTATTTATGCCATTTATCGGTTTTATTGGTGCGATTTTGACAGCGTTTGTTGTTTATGGGCTTTCTTACAGTAGAAGCGAAGGGCTGCTTCCTAATCGTTTGTTGCTCACTGGGATTGCTGTTGCGGCGGCGATTGCGGCACTTATTACTCTATTAACAATTCGACTTGATCCGCAAAATTATCAACGTTATGCAGAATGGATGGCTGGTAATATTTGGGCATCTAGCTGGCAATATGTTTTTGCTTTGTTACCATGGTTAGTTGTTTTAGGTACAGTTGCTTTTATGAAAGTAAAAACCCTTGATGTGCTTTCTTTTGGGGACCAAGTGGCTACAGGACTTGGTGTACGCGTAGAACGAGAAAAATTTATTCTTTTAATTGTCGCAGTTGGGCTTGCGGCTGCTTGTGTATCTGTTAGTGGAGGTATTGCATTTATTGGATTGATTGGACCGCATATTGCGAGAAAGTTAGTTGGCTCGGCACATCGCTGGGTGATGGTAACTGCGGCGCTTTCAGGTGGACTCTTGTTACTGCTAGCTGATACGATTGGTCGCTTAATAATTCAACCTTCTGAAATATTTGCTGGGATTGTGGTGGCCGTTATCGGAGCTCCTTATTTCTTGTTCTTACTCGCTAAAGCTAAATAA
- a CDS encoding FecCD family ABC transporter permease, with the protein MDKSKQLKMNTRPTVAIFILTAGLLLLLIMALFGIAVGAADIHLGTVWDAIFHYNSSETDHQIIRSLRVPRVIADMAIGAAFAVAGAIMQGITRNPLADSGLLGLNAGSTFMVAICFAFMPGLSYNSLIIFSFVGAAIGAFMVFGVSSIAGSAMSPTRLVLAGAAVSSLLTALSEGIAIYFKLSQDLAFWYAGGVAGVKWSQLQAIWPWLLGALIAAILLSKSITILSLGDDIAVGLGEKTTFIKIASMVVVLVLAGLAVSVVGPVGFIGLIVPHLVRFLVGVDYRWIIPCSAVVGAFLTLVADIVARTINPPYETPISVIFALIGVPFFLYVARKERRNL; encoded by the coding sequence ATGGATAAGTCAAAACAGTTAAAAATGAACACAAGACCAACTGTCGCTATTTTTATACTTACAGCAGGCCTGTTATTACTTCTTATTATGGCGCTATTTGGTATTGCGGTTGGAGCAGCAGATATTCACTTAGGTACTGTCTGGGATGCAATCTTTCATTATAATAGTTCTGAAACAGATCATCAGATTATTCGTAGTTTACGGGTTCCGAGAGTAATTGCGGATATGGCGATTGGAGCGGCGTTTGCAGTTGCTGGTGCAATTATGCAAGGAATTACACGAAATCCACTGGCAGATTCGGGGCTTTTAGGGTTAAACGCAGGGTCTACTTTTATGGTGGCGATTTGTTTTGCATTTATGCCGGGACTTAGTTATAACTCATTGATTATCTTCTCTTTTGTTGGAGCAGCAATTGGTGCGTTTATGGTGTTTGGAGTTAGCTCGATTGCAGGAAGTGCGATGTCGCCAACAAGATTAGTGCTTGCTGGAGCAGCGGTTAGTTCGCTTTTGACGGCGCTTAGTGAAGGTATTGCGATTTATTTTAAATTAAGCCAAGATTTAGCATTCTGGTATGCTGGTGGTGTTGCTGGGGTGAAGTGGAGCCAGCTTCAAGCAATTTGGCCATGGTTACTAGGTGCCTTAATAGCGGCGATTCTACTAAGTAAATCCATTACAATTTTAAGCTTAGGGGACGATATTGCAGTAGGGCTTGGTGAAAAAACGACTTTTATCAAAATTGCTTCGATGGTGGTTGTGCTAGTACTTGCTGGTTTAGCTGTTTCTGTCGTTGGTCCGGTTGGGTTTATTGGGTTAATTGTACCTCATTTAGTTCGATTTTTAGTTGGAGTGGATTACCGGTGGATTATTCCGTGTTCAGCTGTCGTTGGTGCCTTCTTGACTTTAGTTGCTGATATTGTTGCAAGAACTATCAATCCGCCATATGAAACGCCGATTAGTGTTATTTTTGCGCTTATTGGGGTTCCTTTCTTCCTATATGTAGCTCGTAAGGAAAGGAGGAACTTATGA
- a CDS encoding purine-nucleoside phosphorylase, translating into MSLEKVNEAVAKIRESYTGTPKIGLILGSGLGVLADEINQPTKLSYSEIPHFPVSTVEGHAGQFVFGELENKEVVAMQGRFHFYEGYSMQEVTFPVRVMKELGVEVLVVTNAAGGVNELYSAGDLMLISDHINFTGTSPLIGPNDEHFGPRFPDMSEAYNLALRVEARLIAQELDLTIREGVYAGFSGPTYETPAEIQMMRTLGADAVGMSTVPEVIIANHAGLRVLGISCITNMAAGILDQPLSHTEVIETTDQVRSTFLQYVKAIVAKIS; encoded by the coding sequence ATGAGTTTAGAAAAAGTAAATGAAGCAGTTGCAAAAATTAGAGAAAGTTATACAGGGACACCGAAAATTGGTTTGATTCTTGGGTCAGGTTTAGGTGTGCTTGCGGATGAAATCAACCAACCAACCAAACTTTCTTATAGTGAGATTCCTCATTTTCCAGTTTCGACAGTAGAAGGACATGCTGGCCAATTTGTGTTTGGCGAATTAGAAAACAAAGAAGTAGTGGCTATGCAAGGTCGTTTTCACTTTTATGAAGGCTATTCGATGCAAGAGGTTACTTTCCCAGTTCGTGTTATGAAAGAATTAGGTGTCGAAGTTTTAGTTGTAACGAATGCGGCGGGCGGGGTTAACGAGCTGTATTCTGCAGGTGATTTGATGTTAATTTCTGACCATATTAATTTCACTGGAACAAGCCCACTTATCGGACCGAATGACGAACATTTTGGTCCACGTTTCCCAGATATGTCAGAAGCTTACAACTTGGCATTACGTGTGGAAGCTAGATTAATTGCGCAAGAACTTGATTTAACTATTCGCGAAGGCGTTTATGCAGGTTTTAGTGGTCCAACTTACGAAACACCAGCTGAAATTCAAATGATGCGTACGCTTGGGGCAGATGCAGTTGGAATGTCGACTGTACCAGAAGTAATCATTGCTAACCATGCGGGATTACGCGTTCTCGGTATTTCTTGTATTACGAATATGGCGGCTGGCATTTTGGACCAACCACTTTCGCACACAGAAGTAATCGAAACAACAGATCAAGTTCGTAGCACGTTTTTACAATATGTAAAAGCAATTGTGGCTAAAATTTCTTAA
- a CDS encoding iron-hydroxamate ABC transporter substrate-binding protein: MKKSISLMVFVLLTMLVLGACGDNNSAENNKVEMRTYTMSNGKKVEIPTHPKRIVASEYLGNLVLLGVEPVGARAKQMENPFLKGKVKGIQDIGDPVSAEKVAELKPDLIIVSNEDEFEQMSKIAPTVLIPYATSKTVEEDVRQIADLVGEKKAGEAWLDSFHQKAKEAREKLTGKLAPDETVGIYEVQDKDFYVMGQNMGRGGQAIYNALQLKAPVKIQQEVLNGQDWQKISLEVLPEYAADRMFVTNTSSGSAKDGEKTLKDLTSSPIWKNLPTFKANHVYQMDFDTMFYYDPLAVEGQLDIVVDKLLESN, encoded by the coding sequence TTGAAAAAAAGTATTAGTTTAATGGTATTTGTGCTTTTGACCATGTTGGTTTTAGGTGCTTGTGGAGATAATAACTCGGCTGAAAATAATAAAGTGGAGATGCGTACATATACGATGTCAAACGGAAAAAAAGTGGAAATACCAACTCATCCAAAACGGATAGTAGCTTCCGAATACCTAGGAAATCTGGTGTTGCTTGGGGTGGAGCCAGTTGGTGCAAGAGCTAAACAAATGGAAAATCCTTTCTTGAAAGGGAAAGTAAAAGGAATTCAAGATATTGGCGACCCAGTTTCTGCTGAAAAAGTAGCAGAATTAAAACCAGATCTAATTATTGTTTCAAATGAAGATGAGTTTGAACAAATGTCGAAAATTGCTCCAACTGTTTTGATTCCATATGCAACATCTAAAACAGTGGAAGAAGATGTTCGCCAAATTGCTGATTTAGTTGGAGAAAAGAAAGCCGGAGAAGCATGGCTAGATAGTTTCCACCAAAAGGCAAAAGAAGCAAGGGAGAAACTTACTGGAAAACTAGCGCCAGATGAGACGGTTGGTATTTATGAAGTACAAGATAAAGATTTTTATGTTATGGGTCAAAACATGGGGCGTGGGGGGCAAGCGATTTATAATGCACTTCAGCTTAAAGCTCCAGTCAAAATTCAGCAAGAGGTACTAAACGGTCAAGACTGGCAGAAAATCTCACTAGAAGTTTTACCAGAATATGCAGCTGATCGGATGTTTGTCACGAATACGTCTTCCGGTAGTGCAAAAGATGGCGAAAAAACGTTAAAAGATTTAACAAGTTCACCAATTTGGAAAAACTTACCGACATTTAAAGCAAACCATGTTTACCAAATGGATTTTGATACGATGTTTTATTATGATCCGTTAGCGGTTGAAGGTCAGTTGGATATTGTGGTTGATAAACTTCTAGAATCCAACTAA
- the fur gene encoding ferric iron uptake transcriptional regulator, whose protein sequence is MEGRIGRIKAQLHDASYKLTPQREATVRVLLENEKDHLSAEEVFLRVKDIAPDTGLATVYRTLELLTELRVVDKINFGDGVSRYDLRQEGAKHFHHHLVCLECGSVEEIQEDLLEDVEKIVESKWNFLVKDHRLTFQGVCADCRQKSKKNNG, encoded by the coding sequence ATGGAAGGTCGTATTGGTCGCATTAAAGCACAACTTCATGATGCTAGCTATAAACTAACCCCACAGAGAGAAGCAACTGTTCGCGTTTTACTGGAAAATGAAAAAGATCACTTAAGTGCAGAGGAAGTTTTCTTGCGTGTGAAAGATATTGCGCCTGACACTGGCCTGGCAACTGTGTATAGAACGTTAGAACTGCTTACAGAACTTCGCGTGGTTGACAAAATCAACTTTGGAGATGGTGTTTCACGTTATGATTTACGACAAGAAGGCGCGAAACATTTCCATCATCACCTTGTTTGTTTAGAATGTGGTTCAGTAGAGGAAATTCAAGAAGATTTACTAGAAGATGTGGAAAAAATTGTGGAATCTAAATGGAATTTTCTTGTAAAAGATCACCGTCTAACTTTTCAAGGAGTTTGCGCAGATTGCAGACAAAAATCCAAAAAAAATAATGGCTGA